The Bacteroidales bacterium region AGTCATGATGATTTGCCTCACCATTCGTCATCTTCAGACTTACGCGAAGATTCACCGTATAGGCACAATTTTGAAGTGCAGATACAGATACGGTGCCCGAATATTCTACCGTACCATAAGCTTCTTCTCCCGGGGTATTGTGCGAAACGGCGGGGAAACTATGGTCTCCAGGCCCGTTCATATTTACACGGACGTTTCCCAGATTGGGATTGGCAGCGGTATATTCCACAGTAAGGGAATCACTTATGGAATCACAGCCTGAAGAACCAAGCTCCTGAATATCCATAGAAGCCACACCATCCATATTGGAGGTTCCAGAGACCCAACTGCCTCCCTGGGGTACATTCTGATAGACCGTATTGAATAGGGCCAGGGGATGAGAAGTGCCAGCTACGATCTCAGTCGAGCTGCCTTTTTCTCTTTTTAACATCCTGATTTTGAAATACCGGTTCTTTTGCAGTGAAGCGAGACCGGTAGTAGGATCACCCGGATTAAGACCGAACATATTCACCGTTCCACTAGCAATTTCATGGCTTCTCAGGTTCAATACCAGGCCATTGCTGTTTAAAAATAAAGTTCTCAACTGGGGAACCGAAATCCAGTTTCCGTTAAAGGGAACATTCTGCTCGCCTGAGTGCGGGTGAATGGCATAATAGGTTGTTTCGACGGGATTTGCAGGATTGCCGGTCAGTTTTTGGGTGTAGCCAATAACCGTATTGGCAATCTGTCCCGGAAGGACATCTTCCCATCCGGAGAGCGCCGTACCACCCGGTGCATCATATTCCCGGTATTGAAATTTGTACTCGAGGTCATTACCATTCAGTTTTTTGGTTAAAGTGCCAATCAGGGAAAGGGTGCCAAAAAATGCGTTTTCGTTCCAATGGCCCTGGGGTTTCCCTTTCGTTCTTCCCGTGCTGGTACTGATATTGGAAAGGATATCATACCTTCTGTTTAAGCCAATACTGAAAAAACCGGCTACCTTATTGGGAGGTTCAGGTAAGGGAATTTCAGGAACACATAAAGTAACACAATATATGTTGCCAATATTTTCCCTTTCCGATTCTTTTCCCTTCGAAGGCGACTCTTTATGGAATACATTGCCGTCATGAGCAAAATGAAAATATACATCGGGACCGAAATCACCCGAGAAGGGGGTTTCAACATTTACCACCGGAGAAAGGAAGGTCTTTTTGAAATCTGCTGAACGATAGAAAATGCAGAAATAGCCCCGTGCGTCGGTTTGTGCCGAGCCAATCTGATCATCGTGAATCCAGTCGTTGTCCATAGCAATGACTTCAATGCCCGGCGCCGGTTTTCTTTCCCTGTCAACATTCTCTTCAGGACAGATATACACTCTGCCACAAATCATCCATATATCCAGCCGGTCTAAAATCCGGCCGAAATTCACCTGTGATATCCCTATATCATACCGGAAAGAATAGGGATACTCTGTGTTTTCCTCATATTGATCCTTTAACTTAGGTTTAACGGTCGTATAATGCACCTGGAACGATTCAAAATCATCGTTTTTTTCTGTATTTCCCTGGCCTATATCAGGAATGGAATTGAACCGGATGTCGAATTCAACAGGTCCATTTAAATAATCCTTTTGTTTGTTGTCTACTTCGGTTTGATAAAAACCGTTTTCATCGGTCATAATTTCGGCCAGAAGCCGGCTTTTCTTTGAATCCACTTCCTTCTCATCAAGAAACCTAAACGTTTCCTTGGGAGGAGAAGCAATTGCAGCCTGAACGGCTTCCTGAGCTTCCTCTCCTTCAGGAGCTTTATAGACTCTGATTTGTACATTGGGAAGGATTTCTTTTCTTCCGCAACTGGAAGTGTATAAATTGCCATAAAATCCACGGATACTTGTCATAATCGTAAAATTTAATGTGGTTAAACAATGAATAAGTAAATAAAGGTCTGTTTTTTTGCCTCTAAGAACCATCCAAAAATAGGGATCGTTTTCATATAAATCAAGAGGGGTAACAGAGCCGGTGCGGCTATAGAGGCGGGATTCTAAGTTATTTTATTAAATAAACGGGTTAAGTGTAAATACAAAAACAACTAATAATGAATTAGTTATTAAATATTTGCACTAGGCAGATATATAAATAACAACAATACAAAAAAGTGCTGTTCAATTATCTAAATACAGGCACGTAAAAAAAAGGAAGGCATCTATATATATTAAGTCATTTCAGAAATTGTTCACGATCAGTTGTCAAAATATTCCATTCAATACAATTTAGATACATTTATGACATCATGTAGGTCATTGCCTGCATTTTCATTACTACATCGCATGTTGTAATTTAGAATAAAAATTTTAAGTCAGAATTATTTTAGGCGCTTACTTATTATTTTCTTGATTTTTTTGGCAGAAAATGAAATTCTAATATCTAATTTCGAAATTCTAAACAATATCAAATGACCAAACAAAGAAATTTCAAAACAAACCAATATGCAAAGAGCACTCATGAAAATCTTCGGTTCTATTTTAAATAAGTTTGAATAAAATGTTTTGATCTCCGGCAGCTGCCGGATTGAACATTATTATTTGTTTAGGATTTAGAAATTAGGATTTCCAGTTTATCTGGGTTAGGGTTTATACTTTTCAGACTTTATATTTCCGTTTAAGTTTAATGCTTTATCCGGGCTTTATCCATTTAATAAAATCTTCCATCCTTCATATTGTATCTGCGATGCGCATAATTGGTAATCCTGCTGTCGTGTGTTACCAGTAGTACCGTCCCACCATCCTCGGCAAATCCGGATATATACTCCAAAACTGCTTCGGCATTCCCATCATCAAGGTTTCCCGTAGGCTCATCTGCAAATAATACTTTGGGTTCATTTATCAATGCCCGGGCAAGTGCAACCCTTTGTCGCTCACCTGTACTGAGTTCCCCGGGTTTATGCCGGATCCTGTTGCTTAAGCCGAACCGATCTATCAATGTTTTTGCCCTTTTTTCCGGTGAAGAAGGATGGGAACCGGAAGCTGCAGATGGAACCAGAACATTTTCAAGTATATCCAAATAGGGAATGAGATAAAACTGCTGAAAAACAAATCCCATATTTTCAGCCCTTTCTCTGTCTCTATTGTCGGAAGAAATACTGTATAAATCCTTATCATCCAGCAGCACCTTCCCTCCTCCGGGATACAATAACCCCCCGGCCACGAGGAGCAATGTGGTCTTTCCACAGCCACTCGGCCCGTTCACTCCGACAAGCTCTCCCTTATCTGCCTCAAGAGAGACTCCATCCAGGGCTCTGATTTCCTCCTTGTTTTTCGTCTTATAAAATTTTTTCAGCCCGTTTAACCGCAATACCATTGTTTATTCTTTTCTTTAATATAACCATAGACAAATGCTCAACTACTCAAAAATAACTTTATTCACGTTCCTGAAATGCATTGTTCCCATTATTGTTCATGCAAAATAACTGCCGGATCGCGGTTGGCTGCCATCACAGAAGGGAGGAATCCTGCTGTCAGAGCCAAAACAGGTGCCAATAACAAACCCAGCATAATGATCGAAAAACTTATGAGATTTTCAGAACCAATGTTTGCAAATTCAATACCGCTCCACATGATACCAAGCCAGATTCCAACCAGAGAGCCGACAATCCCGCCTATTATTCCCATTAAAACAGATTTTCCCAGGAAAATCCGGAGTATCTGAAATCGTCTGAACCCTACTGCCCGCAGAATACCTATCTCATATCTTCTCTCGCGTACATTGTTCCATATTAAGACAAAGATCCAAACCGAAGCCCCTGCTATCAGCAATATCACCAGTACAGAAGCCAGGTTTTCCTTTTTCTGCCTCAATTCACGCTGATGTGCCAGCTCTTCACTTACCACTTCCTCATGAAGGGCAGCCGCTTTTTCCCTGACCTCAGCACGCGCCTTTATAAGTGAACTGAACTCAAAAACTTTGGCATGGGGAAGCACACCATTTACCTCTTCTTCCAACTGACCCAGTTCTTCAGTATGACAAACACATTGAAGGGCAAGAATGCCGTTTATTTTGTCCGGCCTGCCCAGAATAGCCTGTGCCCTGCCAAGGGGAATCCACACGCTTAGGTCATCTTTTGTTCCCTTTTTAGGATGTATTCGGTTTACTTCAAATGTTTCCCCTTTAATGTTTATTTTATCTCCCCGCCTGAGGTTCAATGATTCTGCTATCTCCCCGCCCAAATCGGCTTTACCTTCGCGGACCCGTTCCATTATGGGTGAACGGTATTCATCGTCACCGGTCAAATGCGCAGGTTTGCTGTACACCGGAACCTGTCCCTCAATTCCTGTTAAAAAGATATCGGTATTCCCGGTCTCCCAGTGAATTTTTTCCTGAAGCACCGGGAGAAGATGATTGAGTGTCTTCATATCACTTTCGGCAATTTTCCAGACATCCCCGTAGTCCAGATAATGGGTGGCATATCCTTTGCTTTCAAGCTCTGCTATACCCTGCTCACGATGAACAATAAGTACATTATAGCCCATATCCCGCATTATCTTTCTATAATCATCCTCAAGGCGTATCATCTCTTCTCTCAATTCCTTTTCCTTCTCTGTGAGCATTTGTTCGGTTGCCAGCTTATCGCCGGTAAGCAATATGATGGATCCAACAACCCCGGCAGTGGCTATGATCAGGGACAGTACTCCCGTTATGAAGCCATATTTTTTATGACCCATTTCCCTTTTTATAATCAACCAGATATTGATTCTTTTATCGTTTCTGTGCTTTGATATCATTTTCATGAAGTATGTGTACGTGTTTTTTATGTTCGACTACACCTTTTGGGATTAAATTCAACATGTCATCAGTGAATATTCCTATAATATAAAACAATGCCTATAAGCAATACAAGGACAATAACACCTGCAAAAATCAATATCAACTTTTGTTTAAGGTCCATTATACCGGTGGATTCATCAACAGAAGCTTCTAAACGTTCCTTACCATGTAGCTTGAAATTTTCCGGCATTTGCTTATCCGCTTCCTTTTCTTCCCCTGCCTGGGAATTTTTCTCCCCAAATTCGCCGGATAAGGCTGACTTATCTTCTGCACTTCCTTTTATTCTCCGGGAGTCTGATGCTTGATCGTCGATAATATCCAGATAAACCACTTTATCCCGATCATTCTCACTACTTTCAGTATTCTTACTCTCTCTTCCCAAACGTTGACGGGTCGCCGATTCTAAGCGACGGCGCACTTCCTCTTCTTTGCTTCTGAAATCGCCCATTCCACTCAAAGGATTGACCTTGTTTATATCCGTTAAGTGCTCGACATGCTCATCCCAATCCATTGCCAACAGCAGATCTACTCCGGGATTTGCCGCTTTAGCCTGACAAGAGCAGTCGCCGGTAATAAATTCTGCGGCATCCCTTATGTTCCATTCATTAATTCCTTCGCCTACTATGCCATAAAGTATAATTCCCCTGCCAAATACAGGGAAAACCATGGGCTCGGACTTAAATTCTTTTAGGTCCTCTTCACTGTTAAGCAGCATATTCACAACCATTTCTTCCCCGGGATCATGGCGAGAAATACGGATGATTTCGAAATTAATTCTGAGGGCATTTTTATCTTCCATCTCTTGTGAATTGTTCCGCCACATATCCGGATCAGTCAATACAAGGGACTGCTCAAGGCGATTCAATGTTTTTTCCAGCACCTCCAGGGCCTGTCGGTCCTTCTTCTTGTTTCCGCTTTCCAGTAGAACCCAGACAGCAGTCGCATCATCCAGCAGTTTGTTGGCAATGTTACTCCGTATGGGCGATTCAAGCAAAAGGTTTACATTTTCTCTGTTAAACGGCCCTGACCAGGCCACCCCATCAATTCCGCTTATCCGGGGATAGCGGAGAACCA contains the following coding sequences:
- a CDS encoding ABC transporter ATP-binding protein, encoding MVLRLNGLKKFYKTKNKEEIRALDGVSLEADKGELVGVNGPSGCGKTTLLLVAGGLLYPGGGKVLLDDKDLYSISSDNRDRERAENMGFVFQQFYLIPYLDILENVLVPSAASGSHPSSPEKRAKTLIDRFGLSNRIRHKPGELSTGERQRVALARALINEPKVLFADEPTGNLDDGNAEAVLEYISGFAEDGGTVLLVTHDSRITNYAHRRYNMKDGRFY
- a CDS encoding ABC transporter permease, which translates into the protein MKMISKHRNDKRINIWLIIKREMGHKKYGFITGVLSLIIATAGVVGSIILLTGDKLATEQMLTEKEKELREEMIRLEDDYRKIMRDMGYNVLIVHREQGIAELESKGYATHYLDYGDVWKIAESDMKTLNHLLPVLQEKIHWETGNTDIFLTGIEGQVPVYSKPAHLTGDDEYRSPIMERVREGKADLGGEIAESLNLRRGDKINIKGETFEVNRIHPKKGTKDDLSVWIPLGRAQAILGRPDKINGILALQCVCHTEELGQLEEEVNGVLPHAKVFEFSSLIKARAEVREKAAALHEEVVSEELAHQRELRQKKENLASVLVILLIAGASVWIFVLIWNNVRERRYEIGILRAVGFRRFQILRIFLGKSVLMGIIGGIVGSLVGIWLGIMWSGIEFANIGSENLISFSIIMLGLLLAPVLALTAGFLPSVMAANRDPAVILHEQ